The DNA region GGTTGCCGAAGTTGGGGCGGTTAATCGCCTCCGTGTAGCTGGCACGCGCCTGAAGTTTCTCATCGAAGCGATAGGTGAGATGCAGGTACTTGAACGGATCGGGCGTGTAGCTTTGCGACGTGCGCAAACGGGAGAGGCGGGCAATGACGTCGGCGAGTGTGGCGTTGTTGGGAATCGCGGGCTCTGTGCGGGCACCTTCGCCTTCCGCGTACGTTTCTTCCAGACGAAGTCCGGCGAGCATATCGAGTTTTCCAAACTTCACATTTCCGAGAACATAGTAGCCGAAAATTTCCTCGGAAATGCGCTGGTTGTTGCGGAATGCCTGGGTGTAGGAATTGGGAACGTTTTCGACAAACGCCTGAGGATAGATGGCCGAAAAATCAGCCAGCGCGAAAGGGCTGATCCACGCATCCGGAGGGCGTTCGCCAAACCAGATGTTTGGAGTGTATTCGCGCTCGGCAAACTTCACGATGTTAGCCCCGGCGACCGTATTGTCATCGACAGTGCCCACGATTCCATCTGGACCTGCGTAGCTCCAGGTCTTGCTCGGATTTTGCCGGGAGCGTTCTTGCAGCTGGTAAGACAAACCGCCCTGGACGTAGTAGGGAAAGCGTCCGTCGAAATCACGGCGGACGTTGATCTTCGAAGCAGTGACACGGTCGACCGAGTTACGAGTGCCTACACTGATCGAATTCGCCGTCAGCAGATGGTTCGCGAGGCTGTAGATGTCGGAGCCGGACGTTTGCGTAATCCGTGTCGCCGTGGACCGGCTGGCGTCTTTTTCGAGAATATATCCCACACCGGAGTTTCTCACCGTGATTCCGCCGAACATGCGCGGGAAATAATCATAGTGGTTGGTCGCGCGGGATAACGAGAGATCGTAGTCCATCGTCCAGTTGTCCCAACGGTGTTTCGCACCCGGATTGATGGTCCAGGAGTTACTGTTTTTGTCGCCGAAGGACATGTTCTGCTCCGAGTTGCCGCCGGTCGTCTCAACGCGTTGAGGCGTGGCAGTGCCGACAATCGTGCCGGTGTTGAGACGGAAGAAACGGTTCCGGAACTCATAGTAGTGATCGGTGAACGTGGTGCGCAGGAATGCCGTCGTCCGGTCGTTGACCTTGTAGTCAAAGTTGAGCGAAGCGCCGGTGCGCGTGGTGAAGTTCTGGTGATCCTCGCGCTGGTATTGTGAAACGAAGGTACCCGAGGCGTTCGATGTATAGGTGTTATACGCGGTGCCGCCAAAACCGCTGACATTCATCTGACTGACGCTGACCACGACACCGAGCCGGCCGTCGAGCAGCGTATCGGAGTAAGTAAACGAGCCGCCGGGATGGACCTTGCGCTCGGGTTTTTCGTTGGGGCCGGAACTGCGGCCAAGCGAGAGGTTGTCGGAGTTGGCGGTCACGTTGACCGTGGCGTTGATGCGGCGGCCCTTTTGAAGAAACGCGCTGCGCGTGATCATGTTCACGATGCCACCGGTGGCGTTCGCCGGCATCCAAGGCACGGGCGCTTTGAACACCTCCATGCTCTCGATGTTGTCGATGGTTATCTGATCGAACTCGAAGGCGCGATTCGTCGATGAGCTCGACGCCGCGGCGGCCTGATTGCCGTTGATCATGACCAGATTGGAATTCGCTTCGAGACCGCGGATCGAAACGGTGCGCGGTTCGACACCGGTGTAATCCATCTGAAGGCCCGGCATGAGCTTCAAGAACTCGCCTGGGTTGGCATCGGAAACGACGCCGAACGCATCGGCAGAAACGATGGTGCGCTGCGACTCGGCGTTCTTTTGCTGATGGGTGGCGTAAGCGTTACCCTCGCGCTCGGCGGCAACACGAAATTCGCCGAGATGCATGATCTCTTCGGATTTCAACGCGAGCTGCACCGTGGCGCTTCCGCCCGCAGTAACCTCAACAACCGCAGTTGCAGCTTCGAGATCTGTATAGGAAGCACGCACGGTATGGCTGCCTGCTGGAACACCCGTTAGACGAAAACTGCCATCCGGGGACGACAACGTGGATTGGCTCGAGCCTTCGATCGTGATGGTGGCACGTTCCAAGACTTTCTGGGTGGATTCGTTCACGACCGATCCCGAGATCGAGCCGGTCGCGGCAGACTGGGCGAACGTCGGCACCGTGAGAAACGTCGAAAGTAGCAGTGAGAAAAACCCGACTGTGCGTCGGGCGAAACACGGACGCGACAGGGTCGCATGCGGGCAACGGAGGTGGTTCATTGGGTAGGTAGGGTTGCGCACCGCCGAAAGCAGGCCGGCGCGGGGTTCCCCACCAGACTAACAACTCTTCGTTCAGACGTGGCGTCCTGAAAACTCAGGACAAAACACAGTGCGCGACATCACGCCTTATTCAGTCTTCGCCCCGCCCACCGCTTCGCCCACCAACTCCGCGATCCCCGGCGGCAACTGAATCGTCAGCGCCAGCCGCTGCCCGTCCGTGCTCATCTTTTTCCACGTCTTGCGGATGATATCGACGAACTTCTCCCGCGTGTAGTCCGCGTGCTGCGCCGCGAAATCCGCGATCTCGTTTTCCAAAAACACCAGGCACGCCGCGTCCTCCAGCGCCTGCGTCCCCGCATTCATCTTCAGCCCGCTCTTCGAAACCCACGTCGCGACCTCCGCCGCCTCGGCCTCGCTCACGCCCGCTTTGAGCAACAACTCCTGCGCGCGATCCGCCTGCTTCGTGTAGAGAAACCGCCGCCACATCAGGTATCCGACTTTCCCCTCCGGATAACTCGCCCGTGGCACCGACCACCGTTCCAGATGCTGACAACGCGCCCCCAACCGCAACACCGCCGGCCCGTTCGGCACCAGCTTCGCCACCCACGCCTCCACACGATCCGCATAAACCAACTCCGCCGCCTTCCCCTCCGCCGTCCGCGTTGGATCAGCCGAGTGCGCTTCATCAATCAATTCACGGGCGCGTGCATAAGGACTCAAACTCATCCCGCGAGTCTCCCCATCACCCCAGTCACCGCAAGCCCCGCTCCGTACCTCCGAACTTTGCGCCTTCGCGTCTTTGCGTGAGCCTCTCCGCCTTACTGCAACCGTACGCACACCGATCACTCCATCCACCGCTTCGCGAAATCCTCCCGATCCACCGCCCAAGCCTTCCATCGCCGCGTCCCCTTCGCCGCCTCGACAAGATTGTGCGCCACGATCTTCAAATCGTCCTCGCCCCAAAAATCTCCCGCCTCCTCCGGCTCATGCGCGCGCGCCATCTGAGCCACCTTGCTCAACACCACTCCACTCATCGGCGGAATCTCGCACCCCAGCGTCACCAGCACGCCCTGCAACCGCGACAACACACCCTTCCCGCCCACGCTGTGCTCCGTCACCACGCACGCCGCCGGCTTTCCGAACCACAGCTTCGTGCCCTCGGTCTCTGTCGCATCCTCCAAAAAATTTTGCAGCACGCTGCTCCACGAATCCCAGTGCGTGCCCGTCCCAAAAACCACCGCGTCCGCCCACCCCAGCTCCGCCTTCACCTCTGCGAAACCCCTCGCCCGTTTCTCTCCCACAGCCACGCCGCTCCCACCCGCGCCGTCATCGTCTCCCACCAGCGTCACCACCCGCACCTCCGCCTTCTTCCCACGCACCAGTGCGCCCCGCACCTTCTCCAGTGCCACCGCCGTGTTCCCGGCTTCACCCGACAACGCGGCATTAAGAATCAGGATACGCGGACGCTTCGGCTTCATGGCGTAACCCAAAACCGATCCCGCGCCCGCTGGCGATTCACCGTTTTCCTCACAACGCCCCCGTCCCCACCTCCGCCGTCACCGCCGCGCCCGTTCCCGCCGCCTTCTCCGCCCGCACTGCCAGATGCTTCGCCAGAAACGCCTCCACCGCCGTGTACAACTCCACCTGGTTATCGACTTTCCGAAACCCATGTCCCTCCCCGCGCTCGATCTGCTTCTCGTGCGGCACGCCGTATTTTTTGAGCTCCGCGATCAACGCTTTCGACTGCCCCACGCTCGCGACGATGTCCCCCGTCCCATGCGCCACGAACACCGGGATCTTCACCTTGTCCACATGCTTGATCGGCGAGATTTCCTCGAACACTTCCTTCCGCTTCGCCGGGTCGCCCAGATGCCGCCGAAACACACCGTACCGCCCGCGCAAATAATCGCTCCCCCGCGCGTCCTTCATCAAGCGCTCCCAATCGAACACCCCCGCCACCGTGATCGCGCAGCGATAAAGCCCCGGCTCATGCGCCGCCCCGCTGAGCGCCAGATACCCGCCAAACGATCCGCCCATGATCGCGATGCGATCCGCGTCGATCATCCGCGTCTTGATCACCGCCTTCACCCCGTCCGTCACATCGTCGTGCATCTTCCGAAAATCCCACATGTCCCTTTCGGGAAACCGCCACGCATACCCCGTCGATCCGCGATAGTTCGGCTGGAAAACCGCATACCCCCGGCTCGCCAGAAACTGCACCTCTGCATCCCAGCCCCAGTTGTCGCGCACCCACGGCCCGCCATGCGGCAGCACCACCAGCGGCGCTTTGTTTTCCACCGAGGCGCCCTCCGGCAGCGTCACATACCCCTCGATCTCCCGCCCGTCGCGCGCCTTGTACGTGATCATCTGCATCGGCCGCATCCGCTTCGGATCGATCCACGGCGCCACATTCGCCACCGGCGCGAACGTCTTCGTCTCCAGCTTCACATGGAAATACGCCTCCGGCCGCACATCCGACGACACGCTGATAAAAAACTGCTTCTCCGCCCGGTCGCTCCCTAAAATTCTCACCACCTCCCCCGGAAACGCCTTCCCCAGCGCCCCCTGTATCCGCTCATACCCTTCATCAAACCACACACTCTGCGGCCCCTTCCGCTGATACTGCACCCCCAGGATGCGGTTATCCACTGGATGCCGGTAGATGCGCACACCCGTGAAATCGTACTTCTCGTCCTGAAACAACAGCTCGCCCCGCTCCCCCGTCACCGCGTTCAACCGGTGCAGCGCCCGCGGCTTCCCTTCCTCCCTCGCTCCCAGCGTCAGCAACTCCCCCGGTTCATCGCCCACCCCGATCACGGGCATCTCATCCAGATCCACCGGACTCTGCACCCACTTCGAATCCACATACCGGTGCAACGTCGCCCGCCCATCCTTCGCCGTCAGCGCGAACGCCATCTCTCCCTGCTTGTCCACGATATAGCCCAGCGCAGAGCCGCCCTTGAGATCTGGATACGTCTCCACGATGTCCGCCCGCAGGCCGTCATCCCCGTTCATGAAAAGCGACCCGTCCTTCGAATCCATGCTCCGCCGCGTGTCGATCTTCACCACCCCGCCATCCCCGCCGTCATGCTGCGAACTGTGTTTGATCCACAAGATCGCGTGCAGCGGCTTTTCCTTCGGAAACCCCACCGGCACGACCACGTTCCGCCGTTGCAACACGTACGACTGCGAAAACCGCCCCAGCTCCACCGCGAACAACCCCGTCGAGTACATCTTGTCCTGCGTGATGCTGAAAAGCAGCCGCTTGTCGTTCAGCCACTCGTACGCGTTGATGTCATAGTTGCCGCCCGCCGTCAGCCGCTCCGCCTTCTTCGTCGCCAGATCGAACGCCATCAAATCCAGCCGGTCCGCCTCGCCCGACACGATCGCCGCGAAATGCGTCCCCGCCGGATTCAGCTCCGGATTCGTGAACAACCTCGGCCGGAAAAAATCCACCGCCGGGATCGGCTGATCCGCCGCCACCGGCGTCATCCGCTCCAACGGATTCTCCTTCTTCTTCGCCAGCGCCGGCAGCGCGAGCAGTGACAACGCAACAACAGGGGCAGCTCTCCACAGCCAGGGGTTCATGCCGCCGATCAATCGCCGCCCGCCCGCCCCGCATCAAGCCGATACTCCGCCTCCCCGCTTCCTTCGCGTCCTTCGTTTCCTTCGCGAGACACCCTTCATCCCCTCCGGCCCGCCGCGCAACGGTCGTACAACTCCCGCAACGCCTCCCGCACATTCCCCCGATGCCGCGCGTGCAACCGCCTCGCCTCCTCCGCGCTCACCGTTTCGCCGAGCGCCCCCACCAACTCCCGCAACAACTCCGCCGTCGTTTCACATCTTCTCAAAGTTCCCAACCTCCCCGCCCGATGCGTCGTCACGAGGAGCCCGCCCGCCCGCCGCACACGGTATCGAAAAATCCGCCACGCCACGAATCCCAGCTGCTCCGCCCCATCCACCAGCACCACATCTTCCCCGCCCAGCCCCGCAAAAAACCCCGCGTCGCACACCTCCGGCAGCCGCGAAAACTCCGCACTCAGTCTCACCCAATGCGCCCGCCATCCGTCGCGCTCCAGCCGCACCGCCAGATCCTCCAGCAGCGTCGTCTTCCCCGACCCATGCGCCCCCACCAACGCCCCACGCCTCCCCAGCCGCTCCCACTTCTCCAACAACTCCGCCAACCCGCGCTCATTCAGCCGGTACCGCTCGCGCAACACACGATCCACCGCGAACGGATTATCCTTCGCCCGCACCATCGCGCTCACCCTCCACTCCTCAACGTTTCCCCATCGCCATTCCCACCATTCGCGCCGCCGTTTTCGTGCAGCAAAAT from Nibricoccus aquaticus includes:
- a CDS encoding TonB-dependent receptor, with translation MNHLRCPHATLSRPCFARRTVGFFSLLLSTFLTVPTFAQSAATGSISGSVVNESTQKVLERATITIEGSSQSTLSSPDGSFRLTGVPAGSHTVRASYTDLEAATAVVEVTAGGSATVQLALKSEEIMHLGEFRVAAEREGNAYATHQQKNAESQRTIVSADAFGVVSDANPGEFLKLMPGLQMDYTGVEPRTVSIRGLEANSNLVMINGNQAAAASSSSTNRAFEFDQITIDNIESMEVFKAPVPWMPANATGGIVNMITRSAFLQKGRRINATVNVTANSDNLSLGRSSGPNEKPERKVHPGGSFTYSDTLLDGRLGVVVSVSQMNVSGFGGTAYNTYTSNASGTFVSQYQREDHQNFTTRTGASLNFDYKVNDRTTAFLRTTFTDHYYEFRNRFFRLNTGTIVGTATPQRVETTGGNSEQNMSFGDKNSNSWTINPGAKHRWDNWTMDYDLSLSRATNHYDYFPRMFGGITVRNSGVGYILEKDASRSTATRITQTSGSDIYSLANHLLTANSISVGTRNSVDRVTASKINVRRDFDGRFPYYVQGGLSYQLQERSRQNPSKTWSYAGPDGIVGTVDDNTVAGANIVKFAEREYTPNIWFGERPPDAWISPFALADFSAIYPQAFVENVPNSYTQAFRNNQRISEEIFGYYVLGNVKFGKLDMLAGLRLEETYAEGEGARTEPAIPNNATLADVIARLSRLRTSQSYTPDPFKYLHLTYRFDEKLQARASYTEAINRPNFGNLIPGVLLNANNTATVSNPNLRPAFSDNLDVSLEWYPTGASTVKGAWFSKDVKDYIVTNTYLSGLNDPFGVPPNHTVTTQENRDAKIEGFELEGRYRLRFLPEWFRNIEVFANYTKLTKTEGKFNPANSLVATNGLPNITPEIYNWGVSYETPRGKLYVAFRANHAGDVLLNNVTNEFKDARTVHEAEIRYRINPRYTLSLAGRNVTEAEEGQHFFDGRATRTGTGGGAALTLTLAARF
- a CDS encoding DUF4202 domain-containing protein produces the protein MSLSPYARARELIDEAHSADPTRTAEGKAAELVYADRVEAWVAKLVPNGPAVLRLGARCQHLERWSVPRASYPEGKVGYLMWRRFLYTKQADRAQELLLKAGVSEAEAAEVATWVSKSGLKMNAGTQALEDAACLVFLENEIADFAAQHADYTREKFVDIIRKTWKKMSTDGQRLALTIQLPPGIAELVGEAVGGAKTE
- a CDS encoding alpha/beta hydrolase family protein, which encodes MNPWLWRAAPVVALSLLALPALAKKKENPLERMTPVAADQPIPAVDFFRPRLFTNPELNPAGTHFAAIVSGEADRLDLMAFDLATKKAERLTAGGNYDINAYEWLNDKRLLFSITQDKMYSTGLFAVELGRFSQSYVLQRRNVVVPVGFPKEKPLHAILWIKHSSQHDGGDGGVVKIDTRRSMDSKDGSLFMNGDDGLRADIVETYPDLKGGSALGYIVDKQGEMAFALTAKDGRATLHRYVDSKWVQSPVDLDEMPVIGVGDEPGELLTLGAREEGKPRALHRLNAVTGERGELLFQDEKYDFTGVRIYRHPVDNRILGVQYQRKGPQSVWFDEGYERIQGALGKAFPGEVVRILGSDRAEKQFFISVSSDVRPEAYFHVKLETKTFAPVANVAPWIDPKRMRPMQMITYKARDGREIEGYVTLPEGASVENKAPLVVLPHGGPWVRDNWGWDAEVQFLASRGYAVFQPNYRGSTGYAWRFPERDMWDFRKMHDDVTDGVKAVIKTRMIDADRIAIMGGSFGGYLALSGAAHEPGLYRCAITVAGVFDWERLMKDARGSDYLRGRYGVFRRHLGDPAKRKEVFEEISPIKHVDKVKIPVFVAHGTGDIVASVGQSKALIAELKKYGVPHEKQIERGEGHGFRKVDNQVELYTAVEAFLAKHLAVRAEKAAGTGAAVTAEVGTGAL
- a CDS encoding flavodoxin family protein, with protein sequence MKPKRPRILILNAALSGEAGNTAVALEKVRGALVRGKKAEVRVVTLVGDDDGAGGSGVAVGEKRARGFAEVKAELGWADAVVFGTGTHWDSWSSVLQNFLEDATETEGTKLWFGKPAACVVTEHSVGGKGVLSRLQGVLVTLGCEIPPMSGVVLSKVAQMARAHEPEEAGDFWGEDDLKIVAHNLVEAAKGTRRWKAWAVDREDFAKRWME